The following proteins are encoded in a genomic region of Luteitalea sp.:
- a CDS encoding transcriptional regulator produces MPILPWPIRNKGIFRLKEAKAFGLHAEQVRRLARHGHLTRLGRGLYTAASAVPTEYQTLAEVTKRVPKGIVCLLTALRFHAIGTQHPREVWLAVDRRAAIPKIDVAPVRIVRLSGAALTAGIDQHEIEGVTIRVTSPARTVVDGFKFRNKIGIDVAVEALRDYRRLRKGTVDELWRQADQLRMTRVIRPYWDAIAS; encoded by the coding sequence ATGCCAATCCTGCCGTGGCCCATCCGGAACAAGGGCATCTTCCGTCTGAAGGAAGCCAAGGCGTTCGGGCTGCACGCTGAGCAGGTCCGAAGACTGGCCCGCCACGGGCATCTGACCCGTCTGGGGCGAGGACTCTACACCGCAGCCTCCGCAGTCCCAACCGAGTACCAGACGCTGGCCGAGGTCACCAAGCGAGTGCCCAAGGGCATCGTGTGCCTGCTGACGGCCCTGCGGTTCCACGCGATTGGCACGCAGCACCCGCGTGAAGTCTGGCTGGCCGTGGACCGGCGCGCGGCAATCCCGAAGATCGATGTTGCGCCGGTTCGGATCGTGCGCCTCTCCGGGGCGGCGCTCACTGCCGGCATCGACCAGCACGAGATCGAAGGCGTGACCATTCGTGTGACGAGCCCCGCCCGGACCGTCGTGGACGGCTTCAAGTTCCGCAACAAGATCGGCATCGATGTCGCCGTCGAGGCGCTCAGGGATTACCGGCGCCTGCGGAAGGGCACCGTCGACGAGCTGTGGCGCCAAGCAGACCAGCTCCGCATGACCCGAGTAATCCGGCCATACTGGGACGCGATCGCGTCATGA
- a CDS encoding zinc-ribbon domain-containing protein, with amino-acid sequence MALVNCTECGREVSDKAVSCPSCGAPVSGPISGEVAAGAVPQRPAVQGGQSGTIRRMIGRRAASVSPARTVR; translated from the coding sequence ATCGCTTTGGTCAATTGCACCGAGTGCGGACGTGAGGTCTCGGACAAAGCGGTGTCGTGCCCCAGTTGCGGTGCACCTGTGTCGGGGCCTATTTCCGGCGAAGTTGCTGCAGGTGCCGTTCCACAACGTCCAGCGGTCCAAGGCGGACAGTCCGGGACCATCCGGCGCATGATCGGACGACGCGCCGCCAGCGTGTCCCCCGCGAGGACCGTCAGATGA
- a CDS encoding N-acetyltransferase — MIDGATVGYGSVKGREIPDRDTVFEFFVLPPFRKMSSHLFQELIGASGARYVECQSNDVALTALLYEFARDITAEVLLFADHAVTEHVIPGALCRRRREDDQIFSHKVEPVGDFLVVVGSEVVATGGFMLHYNMPFADLYMEVREDCRRRGFAAFLLQEVKKECYMAGRVPAARCGLLNVASRSALRKAGLRECGFMLTGIVGQLVPNRS, encoded by the coding sequence ATGATCGATGGCGCGACCGTGGGGTACGGGTCGGTCAAGGGGCGAGAGATCCCGGACCGGGACACGGTGTTCGAGTTCTTTGTGCTCCCCCCGTTCCGAAAAATGTCGAGCCACCTGTTCCAAGAATTGATCGGCGCCTCCGGCGCCCGATACGTGGAATGTCAGAGTAACGACGTTGCGCTCACAGCGCTCCTTTACGAGTTCGCCCGAGACATCACCGCCGAGGTCCTCTTGTTCGCGGACCATGCCGTCACCGAGCATGTCATTCCCGGGGCGCTCTGTCGCCGCAGACGTGAGGACGACCAGATCTTCTCCCACAAGGTTGAACCGGTCGGAGACTTCCTTGTGGTTGTCGGCAGTGAGGTCGTCGCGACCGGTGGATTCATGCTCCACTACAACATGCCGTTTGCTGACCTGTATATGGAGGTAAGGGAAGACTGTAGAAGGCGCGGGTTCGCCGCTTTCCTTCTTCAGGAAGTGAAGAAGGAGTGTTACATGGCCGGTAGGGTTCCGGCCGCCCGTTGTGGTCTTCTGAATGTCGCTTCCCGGTCGGCATTGCGGAAGGCCGGTCTGCGTGAGTGCGGATTCATGTTAACGGGTATCGTCGGACAACTGGTACCCAATCGAAGCTGA